From a region of the Dermatophagoides farinae isolate YC_2012a chromosome 3, ASM2471394v1, whole genome shotgun sequence genome:
- the LOC124498540 gene encoding solute carrier family 41 member 3 produces the protein MQLKEVNEFCGNGIGNVSETTEQSTNESIAGVNGVINKAYLNEAEEEEEEKEMKKSKISIIITNGDDQNNNPIMDDMDPKKMNNNTKSLAMINGDIEKQSSVSSTNVSTIDDDDDDDEKKTLYQIQTSWAVLRQMLLPFLIAGIGSVFAGVVLNAVTQWPVFVDIPQISIMVTAFLGLIGNIETTLASRLSTQANLGRMDSWHGIRDIVFGNFMVIQCQASTVGLFAAICSLAISAIREETRQKISTDSIILLCSTSVVTSIIANTLIATMIIIVILVARRLRINPDNISTPVAASMGDVCTISILAHVGQYLYELQYGRQIQITLMVLCLCAAPVFGVFARRNRWTKSVIYSGWTAILGAVIIEQPGGVVMEKAFQNYKVMSTFQPLVNGIGSNLVGIQTSRMSTFLHASAPKGLLPTSNPTPFVSPWFVFCSKDLHARMARLLMMVIVPAHLFYMAIIFTLQSTFDFNFVVTGPFMSVYIIAVVLQLALLLYLAYISVFWAWKHRINPDNSAIPFTSALADVFGNCLMAVAFTFLKWINDENTTIMENNDNNDASLMTTIFTNYNNNNNLTTSTIATATTEQLLNNSTIIYY, from the exons atgcaattaaaagaagtgaatgaattttgtggCAATGGTATTGGAAATGTATCGGAAACAACGgaacaatcaacaaatgaatcgattgcaGGTGTCAACGGCGTGATCAATAAAGCCTATTTGAATGAagcagaagaagaagaagaagaaaaggaaatgaaaaaatcaaaaatttccatcataataactaatggtgatgatcaaaataataatccaatTATGGATGATATGgatccgaaaaaaatgaataataatactaaATCATTGGCTATGATTAATGGtgatattgaaaaacaatcatcagtATCATCGACAAATGTTTcaacgattgatgatgatgatgatgatgatgagaagaAAACATTGTATCAAATACAAACATCATGGGCCGTATTACGACAAATGTTGTTACCATTTTTAATCGCTGGAATTGGTTCTGTATTTGCTGGTGTCGTATTGAATGCCGTAACACAATGGCCAGTTTTTGTCGATATTCCACAAATTTCCATAATGGTTACAGCATTTTTAGGCCTTATCGgaaacattgaaacaacaTTGGCATCACGTCTGTCCACACAAGCAAATCTTGGACGAATGGATTCATGGCATGGTATTCGTGATATTGTTTTCGGTAATTTTATGGTCATTCAATGTCAGGCATCCACAGTGGGATTATTCGCAGCAATTTGTTCATTAGCTATATCGGCTATACGTGAAGAgacaagacaaaaaatttctacagattcaatcattttattatgttCAACATCAGTGGTTACATCGATCATTGCAAATACATTGATTGCtacaatgatcattatcgttaTACTTGTAGCACGTCGACTTCGAATTAATCCAG ATAACATATCGACACCTGTTGCAGCATCAATGGGTGATGTTTGTACCATAAGTATTCTAGCACATGTTGGTCAATACCTTTATGAATTACAATATGGTCGTCAGATTCAGATCACATTGATGGTGTTGTGTTTATGTGCAGCACCTGTATTTGGTGTGTTTGCCAGACGCAATCGTTGGACAAAATCGGTAATTTATTCCGGATGGACGGCCATTCTGGGTGCCGTTATAATTGAACAACCGGGTGGTGTTGTAATGGAAAAAgcatttcaaaattataaaGTCATGTCAACGTTTCAACCATTGGTCAATG GTATCGGTAGTAATCTTGTCGGCATACAAACAAGTCGTATGTCAACATTTTTACATGCATCTGCACCGAAAGGATTGCTGCCTACATCGAATCCAACTCCTTTTGTTAGTCcatggtttgttttttgttccaaag ATCTACATGCACGAATGGCCCGTCTTTTAATGATGGTCATTGTTCCGGCCCACCTATTCTATATGGCCATCATATTTACATTACAAAgtacatttgattttaatttcgtCGTAACCGGACCATTTATGTCAGTTTATATAATCGCTGTTGTCTTACAATTGGCTTTATTACTATATTTGGCATATATATCGGTATTTTGGGCATGGAAACATCGTATCAATCCTGATAATTCAGCCATACCATTCACATCGGCATTGGCCGATGTTTTCGGTAATTGTTTAATGGCTGTTGCATTCACTTTCTTGAAAtggattaatgatgaaaatacaacaataatggaaaataatgataataatgatgccAGTTTGATGACAACCATTTTTAcgaattataataataataataatttaacaacatcaacaatagcTACTGCGACGACTGAACAATTGCTCAACAATTCtacaatcatttattattga
- the LOC124498595 gene encoding glutathione S-transferase kappa 1, which translates to MLKMIHLSKMMTISRRMFSTSLSRPTMVEMFYDLASPYTCLQVHLLDRQLGHWKSMDLKMTPVSIAHIMKASSNSPPIKVQAKGRYMFRDLKDLSEYYRIPFALPDIFVDTVFEKGTVKTQRFMMAVHENAPELHDKLIRIAYANFFTTENAVDIANIEEMKKLASKAGCSTDLIAKIEQDMNDDKVKTALKQNTDRVVELGCFGLPMTLVHRSDEPLEMSWVFGSDRIHIIGHYLGEKEPPILR; encoded by the exons atgttgaaaatgatacatttatcaaaaatgatgacaatttctCGTCGAATGTTTTCGACATCATTATCTCGGCCGACCATGGTTGAAATGTTCTATGATCTGGCATCACCGTATACTTGTTTACAGGTTCATTTACTTGATCGTCAATTGGGTCATTGGAAATCAATGGATTTGAAAATGACACCGGTATCGATAGCACATATAATGAAAGCTTCATCAAATTCACCACCAATTAAGGTCCAGGCTAAAGGTCGATATATGTTTAGAGATCTTAAAGACCTGTCCGAATATTATCGG ATTCCATTTGCATTACCGGATATATTCGTCGATACAGTTTTCGAAAAAGGCACTGTTAAAACACAACGATTTATGATGGCCGTCCATGAAAATGCACCAGAATTACATGATAAATTAATTCGTATTGCATatgccaatttttttacgACTGAAAATGCTGTTGACATAGCCAACATTgaagagatgaaaaaattggctTCAAAAGCAGGATGTTCGACTGATTTGATCgcaaaaattgaacaagatatgaatgatgacaaGGTGAAAACggcattgaaacaaaatacagATCGCGTCGTTGAATTGGGATGTTTTGGTCTTCCAATGACACTGGTTCATCGTTCGGATGAACCACTGGAAATGAGTTGGGTTTTTGGTTCGGATCGAATACATATTATTGGTCATTATTTGGGTGAAAAAGAACCACCAATTCTTAGATAG
- the LOC124498596 gene encoding glutathione S-transferase kappa 1 → MTIVELFFDIISPFSRFQHELLMRQLGHWKSMQLKMTPVMIRDVFAAADNMPPGMNPSKAIYLNRDLKLLSDFHKIPFELPKEFMQIAIEFKVDPAQLFISAIKDHIDEATYNRLVGVFFQNFFRSNPSEIWNSDVMRKIATEMNVSSDAIDKALNTMNSEENKEKLEKNLERVKELGGFGLPITLIHLDEKPRWVFGSDRMHIIGHLLNEQQPPILQSK, encoded by the exons ATGACTATcgttgaattatttttcgatattatttcaccattttcaaGATTCCAGCATGAATTACTCATGCGACAATTAGGTCATTGGAAATCCATgcaattgaaaatgacacCTGTCATGATACGTGATGTGTTTGCCGCTGCTGATAATATGCCACCGGGTATGAATCCATCAAAAGCAATCTATCTGAATCGTGATTTAAAACTTTTAAGCGATTTTCATAAG ATTCCATTCGAATTGCCTAAGGAATTCATGCAGATTGCTATTGAATTCAAAGTTGATCCAGCACAGCTATTCATATCGGCCATTAAAGATCATATTGATGAAGCAACTTACAACCGTTTAGTTGGTGTATttttccagaattttttccgtTCAAATCCATCTGAAATTTGGAATTCAGATGTTATGCGTAAAATTGCCACAGAAATGAATGTATCATCGGATGCTATCGATAAAGCTTTGAACACTATGAATAGCGAagagaataaagaaaaacttgAGAAAAATCTTGAAAGAGTAAAAGAATTGGGTGGATTTGGTCTACCAAtaacattgattcatttggaCGAAAAACCGCGATGGGTTTTCGGTTCTGATCGTATGCATATTATTGGacatttattgaatgaacaacaaccaccgattcttcaatcaaaatga